CCTCGAGGACGTCATCAAGGAACACCCGGTGATGCTCAACCGTGCACCGACCCTTCACCGTCTGGGTATCCAGGCGTTCGAGCCCGTGCTCGTCGAGGGCAAGGCCATCAACCTCCACCCGTTGGTCTGCACTGCGTTCAACGCCGACTTCGACGGCGATCAGATGGCGGTGCATCTTCCGCTGTCGGCCGAGGCGCAGGCCGAGGCCCGCGTGCTCATGCTCAGCGCCAACAACGTGCTCAGCCCGGCCAACGGTCGTCCGCTGGTCACCCCGACCCAGGACATGATCATCGGTGCGTTCTACCTCACCGACATCGTCCCCGGTTCCAAGGGCGAAGGTCGCGTTTTCCGCGACGTGCAGGAGCTCGAAGCGGCCTACGAACGCGGCGACGTCGCGATCCACGCCGAGATCCAGTTCCGCACACCCGACCTGATGGTCAGCCCCGCCAACGGCGAGGCCGCCAAGTACGAGCCCACCACCGTGGGCCGCGTCTTCTTCAACCAGACCCTCCCCGAGGCGTACCCCTACGTCAACGAGAAGGTCGGCAAGAAGCAGATGGGCGCCATCGTCGACACCCTGGCCCGCGGCTACGCGAAGCAGGAAGTGGCGATCAGCCTCGATGCGATCAAGGACACCTGCTTCAAGTTCGCCATGCGGTCGGGCCTCACGGTCTCGATCGACGACGTGAAGACCCCGGTCGAGAAGGCCGAGATCCTCGATCGTCACGAGAAGATGGCCGACAAGATCGAGCAGCAGTTCCGTCGCGGCATCATCACCGACGGCGAGCGTCGCCAGATGGAAGTGGAAGTCTGGTCCGAGGCCACCGAAGAGGTCACCAACCGGATGAAGGACGACCTCGAGTCGCAGCAGTTCAACCCGGTCAACATGATGGTCGAGTCGGGCGCTCGAGGAAACATGATGCAGGTGCGCCAGATCGCCGGCATGCGTGGCCTCGTCGCCAACCCGCGTGGTGACATGATCCCTCGTCCGATCAAGAGCAACTTCCGTGAAGGCCTGAAGATGCTCGAGTACTTCATCGCCACGCCGGGTGCCCGCAAGGGACTCGTCGACACGGCGCTGCGTACTGCGGACTCGGGCTACCTCACCCGTCGACTCGTCGATGTGGCCCAGGAACTCATCGTCAACGACGAGGATCCGTTCGATCGGAGCGGACCGGTCGGTGGCATCTGGATCGAAGACGTCATGCCCGACACGCCCAACAAGCGCAGTCACCTCGAGACCAAGCTGTTCGGTCGCGTGCTGGCCGATGACGTCGAGCTCGCCGATGGTTCCACCATCGCCAAGGGCACGATGGTCGGCGACGACGAGCTGGAAGCGCTGCGTGACGACGAGAAGGTCACCCGCGTGCGGGTCCTCTCACCGCTGACCGACGACTCGGCGTTCGGCATCTCGGCCAAGAGCTACGGCATGTCGCTGGCCACCGGCGGCAAGATCGAGCTCGGCGAAGCCGTGGGCGTCATCGCCGCCCAGTCGATCGGTGAGCCGGGTACCCAGCTCACCATGCGGACGTTCCACACCGGTGGTGTGGCGGGTGCGCAGGACATCGCCGGCGGTCTGCCCCGCGTCGTCGAGCTCTTCGAGGCTCGCACGCCGAAGGGCAAGGCCACACTGGCCCGCACCTCCGGTGTGGTCCGAGTGGGCGAGGACGACGGTCGTGGACGTGAGGTCCTCATCGTCGCCGACGACGGTGAGGAAGACGCCTACACGATCCCGTCGGGCGCCCGTCTCGAGGTCACCGACGGCCAGGAACTGAAGGCCGGCGACGCCATCGTCGAAGGTGCCCGCGATCCGAAGGAACTCCTCGAGATCAAGGGTGTCCGTGAGACCCAGAAGTACCTCGTCGACGAGGTGCAGAAGGTCTACCGCGACCAGGGTGTGTCGATCCACGACAAGCACATCGAGCTCATCGTGCGGCAGATGACCAAGCGGATTCTGATCAACGAGCCGGGCGACACCGATTTCCTGCCGGGCTACCAGATCGACAAGAAGACGTTCGCCGACACGAACCGTCGTGTGGTCGAAGAAGGTGGCAAGCCCGCCGAGGGACGTCCCCAGCTGATGGGTATCACCAAGGCGTCGCTGGCGACCGAGTCGTGGCTGTCCGCCGCCTCGTTCCAGGAGACCACCCGGGTGCTCACCGAAGCCGCCATCGAGTCCAAGAGCGACTCGCTGCACGGCCTCAAGGAGAACATCATCATCGGCAAGCTGATCCCGGCCGGTACCGGCATGACCGAGTACCGCAACATCAAGACCAACGCGCCCGACTACGAGCCGATGGACTACTACAGCAGCGATGATGCCGAGGAGCAGGACCTCGCCGAGTGGCTGGCGGGCCGCAGCGACGCCGGCGCCGACGTCATCGCCATGCCGACCGCCGAAGGCTGAGGCATCGACCAAGGGCCCGGGTACCACCCAGGCCCTGATCATCACCCCTTCCGCAAATTGAGGCGGGTTCTCCACCGCGACGGTGGTCAACTCGCCTCAATTTCGGGGTTTTGGCGGGGTGGATGAGGCGAGGGTCCAGGCGCGGAAGTGGGGACCGCCCACGTCGGCGGCGGTGACGACGGGGCTCGCCAACAACGTGGCGGTCCGGGCGACCGGATCGTGTCGCGGCCAGGCACCGATGGGTGCGCAGGCGGGAACGCCGGTGTGGCAGAAGGCGGCCCATGCGGCGCGCATGGCGGCGGACAGGGTGTCGGCGGCACTCGAGCGGTCGCCGTCAGCGCCGAGCACACTGCGCCAGTCGGCCACGTCGAGGGTGCCGAAATGAAACGGCAGATCGGTGGCGTGGGCGGCACCGATCCGGGGCGCCTCCCAGCCGAAGAGGTACCGCCAAACCGGTAGACCCCTCGCTGCGTGGCTGTCGGCGAGGAGCCCGGCGGGCACGTGGAGGTCGGTGTCGGCGATGGCATCGACCAGCGCGCCATCGCACGCGGCGAAGCCGGCGGCAGCCGCCGCGGCCGGGTCGTCGGAGAACGCCGCGCACTTCGCCGTGAGCCAGCCGATGGCGAACTCCTCGGGGAGGTCGGGCACCTGGTCGCGGAACAGCGCCATCTCGTCGGCCGTGGTGCCGATCACGAGGGGCACGGGAGCGAGTGCGGCGTCGAGCGGACCTTCGGTGAGCAGGTCCCCGTCGATCCAGGGGTGGAAGGGCATCATTCCGACGGTGGCGAGCACGGCTGCGTCGGCGGTGGCCTGCGCGGCGAGAAGGTCGTCGAGGTCGACGGCGGCGAGCGCCGCCGCATCGTCCACACCGGCGGCCGACAGGAACTCGGCCGCCACCGACCGGGCGGCCGCCGCGTCCAGCGTCGCCCCCGGCGCCGCGCTCGCCACGATGGCGGCGTCGAACAGGCCCTGGGCGGCGGGACTGGCGAGGAGATGGGTGATCGCTCCGGCGCCGGCCGATTCGCCGATCAGGGTGATGTTGGCCGGGTCGCCACCGAAGGCGGCGACCTCGGCTCGGATCCACTCGAGCGCGGCGATGAGATCCCGCAGCCCGAGGTTGCTGGGGACGCCGTCGGTGGCGAGGAAGCCGAGCGCGCCCAGTCGATAGTTGAGCCCGATGACCACGAGGTCGCCCTCGGCCGAGAGACGTCCGCCGTCGTAGGTGGCGAGACCGGCGCCGCCGATCTGGTAGCGCCCGCCGGGGATCCAGACGAGTACCGGACGCGCCCCCTCGGTCGACGGTGTCCAGATCTGAGCCCGTAGGCAGTCCTCGCCGATCTCGGCCACGCCCATGTCGGGAATCAACGGGTCGGTGGTGATCCGCTGGGGGGCCGCGGGTCCCACACGATCCGCGGGGACAACACCGTCCCAGGGCTCGACCGGCGATGGCGCCGCGAAGCGGGCCGCCGTGGCGTAGTGCACGCCACGGAAGCTCGCGCCGTCCTCGGTGGTGACGCCGGCCAACACACCGGCCGATGTCGTCGCGGTGGGTGCCATGGAGGTCAGTCGAGGACGTCGGGTTCGGCCGCGACCAGCTGACGTATGGCGCCGTCCCAGTAGACGTCGGCGGCCCGTTCGATGAGTGAGGCCTGGAGTTGGCGCTGGAAGACCGGGGCGATCGGCGCTGCCCTCTCACCGAACGCACGGAGGCGCCAGTGCATCTCGCAGGTCCGTTCGAAGAGGATGCTCTTGTAGATCGCCTCCTGCATCGTGGGTGCCGTGACGATCACGCCGTGGCTCACCAGCAGGGCAACGGAGGCATCGCCGATGGCGTCGGCGAGCGCGCCGCCGAGCAGGGGAGTGTCGACCTCGCCGTCGTAGTCGTCGACCAACACCATCTGGTCGGCGAGGATGCTCGAGTTCTGATGGACGAGATCGGGGAGCTCGGGCACGGCGGCGAGGACTGCCGCGTACATGGGGTGACTGTGCACCACGACCCGGGCGTCGGGGCGCCGCCGATGGAGCTCGGTGTGGATGTGGATCGCCGGCGTGACGTCCCACGATCCGGCCACGACCCGACCGTCGAGGTCGACCTCGAGAATGTCGGCCGCGCTGACCTCTCGCCACCAGTAGCCCCATGGATTGACGAGGAGGGTGTCGGCGCCCGGCGGTTGCCAGGTCACATGGCCCGTCATGTTCTCGGAGAACCCGGCCACGTCGAGGTGACGCATCGCGCAGGCGAGCTCCTGCTCGGCGGTCAGTTCCACACCCCGGGGCGGCGTTCGGCTCGGTGCCCATGCGGCGGTGCCGCCCACTCGGTCGTTCGTCGTGCTCACCCTCGGGATACTACGAGTCAGCGCCGGTCCCGTCAGAACGAGTGCTCAGGGCCGCAGCCGTCGTGCCGATGGAATGCCAGGACCGACGAGGACGAGCTTTGCCGCCCACAACCGACGACGCCCAGATCCAGGCGCCCGAGCCCGGAGCCGACCGCCCGCGAGGGGAATGGAAAGCGCGGCCCGTGCTGGCGTGGTTCATCCGCGCCGCGCTGATCGTGGTGCCACTCGCGATCAGCTGGGTGGCCGTCCACTACGCCATCCGAGCCGTACCCCGGCCCGCCGGCGTCGGGCCGACGATCGCCTGGTTCGGTGGCGCGGTCGTCGTCTCGATGCTCGTGTTCGAGGTGGCTCGGCGGGCGCTCGGACACGCCAGTTCTCTCGGGATTCTCTTCAGCCTCTCGCTGACCTTTCCCGACGCGGCACCGTCGCGGATGCGGGCGTTCCTGCGAACGGGGCGCGCCGACGAAACGGCCGATCGCCTCGCCGAACTGGCCGGCGACTCGCTCGAAGCGTCGATGAAGGCCAGGCGACTGGCCGACCTCGTGGCCAAGGTGAGCCGCCGTGAGGCCCGCACCGGACGCCATGGCGACCGCGTGCGCGGCTACGCCGAGCTGATCGCCACGGAGCTCGCCCTCGACGACGACGAGATGCAGCAGCTCCGATGGGCCACGCTGCTGCACGATGTCGGGCTACTCGACGTCCCCCGCCGCATTCTCGACAGCCGGGGTGAACTCACACCCGAGGACCGGCTGATCATCGAGCAGCACCCCGTGCATGCCGTTGGTCATCTGTCGCCATTCGCCGACTGGCTCGGCGACTGGGTGGGTGCGGCGACCGAGCACCACGAACGCTGGGACGGCACCGGCTATCCCGATGGTCTCGCCGGTGACCAGATCTCGCTCGCCGGCCGGATCGTCGCCGTCGCCGACGCCTACGACGCCATGACCGCGTTGCGGTCCTACCAGAAGCCGATCTCGCCCGCGGCCGCTCGACGTGAGCTCGTCGACAACGCCGGAACCCAGTTCGATCCCGCGGTCGTGAGGGCCTTCCTGAACGCGGGGATCTCCACCAATCGGGCCGGCGCCGGAGCCCTCGGCGCCATCGCCGAGGCCCCGGCGCAGCTCCTGAGCTTCATTTCGGGTACCGGCTCCGGTGTCGGCGCGGGCGCCGCGGTCGCAGTGGTCGCCGCCGTCGCGGTCGCCTCGAGCGCGGTGGCCGTGCCGGCCATCTTCTCGCCCGACGTGGAGGCGCCTCGGGCCGAACGGGTCGTCGACGAGGTCGTGGAGGACACCTCGACCACCACGGCGCGACCGACGACCACTCGACGGGCAACGACGAGCACGACGACGAGCACGACGACGACGACCAGCACGACGACGACGGCCCCGCCGACCTCTCGGGCACCGGCCACCACGCGGGCACCGGTGACCACGGCGCCGCCACCGCCTCCGACCACCACGGCGGCATCGACGACGACTGCGCCGCCGGCGTATGCGACTCTGCCGACAGCGCCGCCGCCGATCTATCCGTCGACGTAGGCCCAGCGGTCGGGTTCGGGCTCCCCGGCGCGTTCGAAGCACTGGATGTCGAACCAGATCGGCAGCAGGAAGCGAACGTAGAAGGCGTGGGTGACGTGGTCGCCGTTGACGAGGTCGTCGTATTCCTTGATGAGCACCCGCTCGTCGGCGCTCTGGAGTTCCTTGGCCCGGGCGAGGCAGTCGTCGACCTCGCGGCGGGTGTCGACGCGCATGCCGAGGTGGTCATAGCCGGGCGAGTCGATGTGGACCTTCTGCTCGGTGACGAGGATGAACTGACTGGTGGCGGGGTCGGTACGGAGCAGCAGACCGACCTGACCGAGAATCGGCACGTCGGTCGCCGACCAGCCGAGGAGCTCGGAATAGAACCGGCGGATGTCGTCTCGCTGTGCGTCGAGGACGCCGGGAGCGACCGTGAGTTCCATGTGGTTGAAGCGTGCGGGCATGAGTGGACTCTGGTCGGGCACCCGGACGAATGTCCAGCGAACGAAGTCGACTGTCCAGCGAAAACGCCGCGCGGGTTGAGGTTCCCATACCTCGGTCGTATGCTTTCACGTCGGCCTGAGCGCGCTCCCGAGGGCGCTGCCGGCCGTGTTCACGCTCTCATTTCCCCGACGTTCTCCAACAAGCAAGGTTTTTCTGTGCCAACGATTCAGCAGCTGGTCCGCAAGGGTCGCCAGTCGAAGCGTCGCAAGGAAGCGACACCCGCGCTCAAGGGAGCGCCCCAGCGCCGTGGTGTCTGCACCCGCGTCTACACCGCCACGCCGAAGAAGCCGAACTCTGCGCTTCGCAAGGTCGCTCGTGTGCGCCTGACCTCGGGCGTCGAGATCACTGCCTACATCCCCGGCGAGGGCCACAACCTCCAGGAGCACTCCATCGTGCTCGTGCGCGGTGGTCGTGTGAAGGATCTTCCCGGCGTGCGCTACAAGATCGTCCGCGGCACGCTCGACACCTCCGGTGTG
This is a stretch of genomic DNA from Acidimicrobiales bacterium. It encodes these proteins:
- a CDS encoding DNA-directed RNA polymerase subunit beta' — encoded protein: MLDVNDFSNLKIGLATADSIRMWSNGEVKKPETINYRTLKPEKDGLFCEKIFGPTKDWECACGKYKRVRFKGIICERCGVEVTRSKVRRERMGHIELAAPAVHIWYLRGTRSWLAYLLMGTEPKEELKAKQLEKVIYFAANLVVTVDEERRDADLASLEAEVIGEREAIDKDMELDLARRAEDLEKELGELEKDGAKDTELKAARRQADKDLAEIREQFEFEKEILDRAWDEFKSLFGRQIIEDEMLWRELQDRWGDYFVGGMGADAIARLVEALDFDEEEVKLRAQIDPPEGVKGLSAQRKQKAIKRLKIVAAFNRRDEHGRRINDPRAMILDVVPVIPPELRPMVQLDGGRFATSDLNDLYRRVINRNNRLKRLLDLGAPEIIVNNEKRMLQEAVDALFDNGRRGRPVTGPGNRPLKSLSDMLKGKQGRFRQNLLGKRVDYSGRSVIVVGPTLKFHQCGLPKIMALELFKPFVMKRLVDAELAQNIKSAKRMVERRRPQVWDVLEDVIKEHPVMLNRAPTLHRLGIQAFEPVLVEGKAINLHPLVCTAFNADFDGDQMAVHLPLSAEAQAEARVLMLSANNVLSPANGRPLVTPTQDMIIGAFYLTDIVPGSKGEGRVFRDVQELEAAYERGDVAIHAEIQFRTPDLMVSPANGEAAKYEPTTVGRVFFNQTLPEAYPYVNEKVGKKQMGAIVDTLARGYAKQEVAISLDAIKDTCFKFAMRSGLTVSIDDVKTPVEKAEILDRHEKMADKIEQQFRRGIITDGERRQMEVEVWSEATEEVTNRMKDDLESQQFNPVNMMVESGARGNMMQVRQIAGMRGLVANPRGDMIPRPIKSNFREGLKMLEYFIATPGARKGLVDTALRTADSGYLTRRLVDVAQELIVNDEDPFDRSGPVGGIWIEDVMPDTPNKRSHLETKLFGRVLADDVELADGSTIAKGTMVGDDELEALRDDEKVTRVRVLSPLTDDSAFGISAKSYGMSLATGGKIELGEAVGVIAAQSIGEPGTQLTMRTFHTGGVAGAQDIAGGLPRVVELFEARTPKGKATLARTSGVVRVGEDDGRGREVLIVADDGEEDAYTIPSGARLEVTDGQELKAGDAIVEGARDPKELLEIKGVRETQKYLVDEVQKVYRDQGVSIHDKHIELIVRQMTKRILINEPGDTDFLPGYQIDKKTFADTNRRVVEEGGKPAEGRPQLMGITKASLATESWLSAASFQETTRVLTEAAIESKSDSLHGLKENIIIGKLIPAGTGMTEYRNIKTNAPDYEPMDYYSSDDAEEQDLAEWLAGRSDAGADVIAMPTAEG
- a CDS encoding carboxylesterase family protein, giving the protein MAPTATTSAGVLAGVTTEDGASFRGVHYATAARFAAPSPVEPWDGVVPADRVGPAAPQRITTDPLIPDMGVAEIGEDCLRAQIWTPSTEGARPVLVWIPGGRYQIGGAGLATYDGGRLSAEGDLVVIGLNYRLGALGFLATDGVPSNLGLRDLIAALEWIRAEVAAFGGDPANITLIGESAGAGAITHLLASPAAQGLFDAAIVASAAPGATLDAAAARSVAAEFLSAAGVDDAAALAAVDLDDLLAAQATADAAVLATVGMMPFHPWIDGDLLTEGPLDAALAPVPLVIGTTADEMALFRDQVPDLPEEFAIGWLTAKCAAFSDDPAAAAAAGFAACDGALVDAIADTDLHVPAGLLADSHAARGLPVWRYLFGWEAPRIGAAHATDLPFHFGTLDVADWRSVLGADGDRSSAADTLSAAMRAAWAAFCHTGVPACAPIGAWPRHDPVARTATLLASPVVTAADVGGPHFRAWTLASSTPPKPRN
- a CDS encoding class II aldolase/adducin family protein, which encodes MSTTNDRVGGTAAWAPSRTPPRGVELTAEQELACAMRHLDVAGFSENMTGHVTWQPPGADTLLVNPWGYWWREVSAADILEVDLDGRVVAGSWDVTPAIHIHTELHRRRPDARVVVHSHPMYAAVLAAVPELPDLVHQNSSILADQMVLVDDYDGEVDTPLLGGALADAIGDASVALLVSHGVIVTAPTMQEAIYKSILFERTCEMHWRLRAFGERAAPIAPVFQRQLQASLIERAADVYWDGAIRQLVAAEPDVLD
- a CDS encoding HD-GYP domain-containing protein; this translates as MPPTTDDAQIQAPEPGADRPRGEWKARPVLAWFIRAALIVVPLAISWVAVHYAIRAVPRPAGVGPTIAWFGGAVVVSMLVFEVARRALGHASSLGILFSLSLTFPDAAPSRMRAFLRTGRADETADRLAELAGDSLEASMKARRLADLVAKVSRREARTGRHGDRVRGYAELIATELALDDDEMQQLRWATLLHDVGLLDVPRRILDSRGELTPEDRLIIEQHPVHAVGHLSPFADWLGDWVGAATEHHERWDGTGYPDGLAGDQISLAGRIVAVADAYDAMTALRSYQKPISPAAARRELVDNAGTQFDPAVVRAFLNAGISTNRAGAGALGAIAEAPAQLLSFISGTGSGVGAGAAVAVVAAVAVASSAVAVPAIFSPDVEAPRAERVVDEVVEDTSTTTARPTTTRRATTSTTTSTTTTTSTTTTAPPTSRAPATTRAPVTTAPPPPPTTTAASTTTAPPAYATLPTAPPPIYPST
- the rpsL gene encoding 30S ribosomal protein S12, with product MPTIQQLVRKGRQSKRRKEATPALKGAPQRRGVCTRVYTATPKKPNSALRKVARVRLTSGVEITAYIPGEGHNLQEHSIVLVRGGRVKDLPGVRYKIVRGTLDTSGVRDRKQARSRYGAKKEG